One Setaria viridis chromosome 3, Setaria_viridis_v4.0, whole genome shotgun sequence DNA window includes the following coding sequences:
- the LOC117850537 gene encoding uncharacterized protein, which translates to MAELAFGLSKTVVEALALKVKDAIYLEGKQWRTVERELEFIVGEFEIMQSFFKVADEERAKSNLVITWVTQLRNLSYDLEDCIEFVLHLDTKKNTWWLRLLPSCARGVVLPVDEAVDQVKQLKARVLDMSERNMRYRVINESGSKPDARMQEPSAASATEFDILFKARNAVKEQSGFWDLTGLINGKDADLQVISLCGTGGDLGMSSIIKKAYDNPKICKRFKLRAWVKLMHPFNPHDFIQGLENEFFINSCGTQGAAEGVDFLKKMKANEDSDLLDKFHTKVREHKYLIVLEDLSSMVEWHNVRTYLPDMNNGSRIVVSTRQLEIASLCIGQHYQVLELRQFSADHSVFVFLKEDFRLEDMNERNAREVRNWLDTFLHVGCNSEADKLDSDITLTRNNVKPPMVSSFCGFAGAKNSNIVKIAYRRHVLKETFDKYAWVNVSCPFNLKDFSWHLLSSLNPESLRNEDPVEECWKLLHKYHCLVVIVGLQSKECWDMIKANLTSGTYRSCIFVITEKESVATHCAASEDAMYNIKDFPIEKGIKSDDMSNGGGPSLKMEELRDWANKFLQVGCHSEEDNPLQKKNSEEDNPLQKKNSEEDNPLQKKKSEEDKLDSKITLTRYCSKHHIISSLSEFGATESDLVRTVYNRHMLMKTFDKYAWVNVSSPFNQDDFVETLLSDLNSEPLQRPIFVSIPECQYLLREYHCFVVICDLQSFKKYSQVLEFIKGSLLTSGPYKSCILTITGEESAVTHNTGAEDAMSSIEGRTVKTEGFQCDDHANGRGDPSIWETACHWEYNFVLVGRDLELRKLDHQITGTRHSKTSHVVCVLGLPGVGKSALVRTVFYRVVLRKTFDKYVWVNVSHPLSITDFCRRVLVHMHSESFKVEEPIEECRKLLHNFHCLVVVDGLRSKEDWDLINGISVHSSSCIVVITREESVANHCTPSDAVCNIEGLEHDAALDLFQTELEKAGVHQQRDMTKLKHILYKCGGLPEVIVALARHMADLREDTWEWEWMRLNDNFMHLLQTKSELGSIGSLNTWMHYKIRGCPQSVKKCMFYLSIFPQNSIIRRRRLVRRWIAEGFSEPTASKSLEDYMEELFHKLAALGMVQRPPQTNTMAGAKIMSFFHVSGFFREYVISRPREEKVFFPVEVTVLDEGHCLTTERVGQHIAIGENWERDRIVFDGMNFERLRSLTVFGEWTPFFISEKMRVLRVLDLENASGSVTNKDLEVMVALLPRLKFLSLRGCKEITHLPSSLGTLRQLQTLDIRHTSVVILPASIVRLKRLNYIRAGTMHSAGYNGGVDLPRIGQMTALHTLGVVNVRHPSIHDDLRRLTQLHKLGVSDISPKNSRRLLSAISGHYHLESLSLVLAKDNHVVRWDGINYPKNLRSLKLYGHVQMLPPQIKELRNLEKLSLEIISFTEEDIKVLGKLENLQILRLFVKMFDNGQLQFPIMGDDFPQLKVLEIDCNSNLHICFPQRTVRNLEVLKVCYHSGSPLQLSGLDHMISLKKVWLKGPSDGALLDSVRQQLDRNPKKPVFVPVE; encoded by the exons ATGGCGGAGCTCGCCTTTGGGCTTTCCAAGACGGTGGTTGAGGCGCTGGCCCTCAAGGTCAAGGACGCCATATACTTGGAGGGGAAGCAGTGGAGGACCGTGGAGCGTGAGCTGGAGTTCATCGTAGGAGAGTTTGAGATTATGCAGTCCTTCTTCAAGGTTGCTGATGAGGAGCGTGCTAAGAGcaatttggtgataacctgggTGACCCAGCTCCGCAACCTGTCCTATGACTTGGAGGACTGCATTGAGTTTGTCCTCCATTTGGACACCAAGAAGAATACATGGTGGCTGCGCTTGCTGCCATCCTGTGCGAGGGGAGTAGTGCTGCCCGTGGACGAGGCAGTTGACCAGGTAAAGCAACTCAAGGCCCGTGTACTGGATATGAGTGAGAGGAACATGCGCTACAGGGTCATCAATGAGTCAGGCTCCAAACCTGACGCACGGATGCAAGAGCCATCCGCGGCAAGTGCAACTGAATTCGACATCCTCTTCAAGGCGAGGAATGCTGTTAAGGAGCAGAGTGGCTTTTGGGATCTCACGGGGTTGATCAATGGCAAAGATGCTGACCTTCAAGTGATCTCCCTGTGTGGCACAGGAGGCGATCTTGGGATGTCAtccatcatcaagaaggcctaCGACAACCCAAAAATTTGCAAAAGATTCAAACTTCGCGCCTGGGTGAAGCTGATGCATCCTTTCAATCCGCATGACTTCAtccaaggcttggagaatgagTTCTTCATAAACTCTTGCGGTACGCAAGGAGCAGCCGAAGGTGTAGATttcctgaagaagatgaaggcaAATGAAGACTCTGATCTACTTGACAAATTCCATACGAAAGTCAGGGAGCACAAATACCTCATTGTGTTGGAAGATCTGTCTAGCATGGTTGAGTGGCACAATGTTAGGACGTACCTGCCAGACATGAACAATGGGAGCCGGATTGTCGTTTCTACGCGGCAGCTCGAGATTGCAAGCTTGTGCATCGGTCAGCACTACCAAGTCTTGGAGCTCAGACAGTTCTCAGCTGATCACTCTGTTTTCGTCTTTTTAAAGGAG GATTTTCGACTTGAAGATATGAATGAGAGGAATGCCCGAGAAGTTCGCAATTGGTTGGATACTTTTCTCCATGTAGGATGCAATTCAGAAGCAGACAAACTTGACAGTGATATAACTTTAACGCGCAACAATGTCAAACCTCCTATGGTCTCTTCTTTCTGTGGTTTTGCTGGTGCTAAGAATTCAAATATTGTTAAAATTGCCTACCGCCGCCACGTGCTTAAGGAGACGTTCGACAAGTACGCTTGGGTCAATGTATCATGCCCCTTCAATCTAAAGGATTTCTCTTGGCATTTACTTTCGAGTTTGAATCCCGAATCACTACGAAATGAAGATCCTGTTGAAGAGTGCTGGAAACTTTTGCATAAGTATCATTGCCTTGTTGTTATTGTTGGACTGCAATCTAAGGAATGTTGGGACATGATAAAAGCTAACTTGACGTCTGGAACATATAGAAGCTGTATCTTTGTCATTACTGAAAAAGAAAGTGTCGCCACACACTGTGCCGCGTCAGAAGATGCAATGTACAACATCAAAGATTTTCCCATTGAAAAG GGAATTAAGTCTGATGATATGAGTAACGGGGGTGGCCCTTCACTTAAAATGGAAGAGTTACGTGATTGGGCCAATAAGTTTCTTCAAGTCGGGTGCCATTCGGAAGAAGACAAccccctccaaaaaaaaaattcggaAGAAGACAAccccctccaaaaaaaaaattcggaAGAAGACAAccccctccaaaaaaaaaaatcggaaGAAGACAAACTTGACAGCAAGATAACTTTGACACGGTACTGCTCCAAACATCATATTATCTCTTCCTTGTCTGAGTTTGGTGCTACTGAATCAGATTTGGTCAGAACTGTCTACAACCGCCACATGCTTATGAAGACATTTGACAAGTATGCTTGGGTCAATGTATCATCACCATTCAATCAGGATGACTTCGTTGAGACCTTACTTTCCGATTTGAATTCAGAACCACTTCAACGACCTATATTTGTTTCAATTCCTGAATGTCAGTACCTTCTGCGTGAATATCATTGCTTTGTCGTCATTTGCGATCTGCAGTCGTTCAAGAAATATAGTCAAGTTCTAGAGTTCATAAAAGGTTCCTTATTAACATCTGGACCTTATAAAAGCTGCATACTAACGATTACTGGTGAGGAAAGTGCCGTGACACACAATACAGGGGCAGAGGATGCAATGTCCAGCATCGAAGGTCGAACCGTAAAAACGGAG GGTTTCCAGTGTGATGATCATGCGAACGGCAGAGGTGACCCTTCCATCTGGGAAACGGCCTGCCACTGGGAGTACAACTTCGTTCTTGTCGGACGGGACCTGGAGTTAAGGAAACTTGACCATCAAATTACTGGGACGCGCCACAGTAAGACATCTCATGTGGTATGTGTGCTGGGACTTCCTGGTGTTGGGAAATCTGCTCTCGTCCGAACCGTCTTTTATCGCGTGGTGCTTCGGAAGACGTTTGACAAGTATGTTTGGGTCAATGTATCCCATCCATTAAGTATAACAGACTTCTGTCGGCGCGTTTTAGTGCATATGCATTCAGAATCATTTAAAGTGGAAGAACCCATCGAAGAGTGCCGGAAGCTTTTGCACAACTTCCATTGCCTAGTAGTTGTTGACGGTCTACGGTCCAAGGAGGACTGGGACTTGATAAATGGTATATCAGTACATTCAAGTAGCTGCATCGTTGTCATTACTAGAGAAGAAAGTGTGGCAAACCATTGTACGCCGAGTGATGCAGTGTGCAACATTGAGGGTCTAGAACATGATGCAGCTCTTGATCTCTTCCAAACG gaACTTGAGAAGGCTGGAGTTCATCAGCAACGGGACATGACCAAGTTGAAACATATCTTGTACAAGTGCGGTGGACTTCCCGAAGTAATAGTTGCTTTAGCTCGCCACATGGCTGATCTACGCGAAGATACATGGGAATGGGAGTGGATGCGTCTGAATGACAACTTTATGCATCTGTTGCAGACTAAGTCAGAGCTTGGTAGCATAGGAAGCCTGAATACCTGGATGCATTATAAGATTCGTGGTTGTCCGCAATCTGTGAAGAAATGCATGTTCTATCTATCAATTTTTCCACAAAACAGCATAATTCGGCGGAGACGTTTAGTGAGGCGATGGATCGCGGAGGGCTTCTCTGAGCCTACTGCTAGCAAGAGCCTGGAAGATTATATGGAGGAACTATTCCACAAGCTTGCGGCACTGGGCATGGTGCAGCGGCCACCACAGACAAATACCATGGCCGGTGCCAAGATAATGTCCTTTTTCCACGTCAGCGGTTTCTTCCGTGAATACGTCATCTCACGGCCAAGGGAAGAGAAAGTCTTTTTCCCAGTGGAAGTCACTGTGCTGGATGAGGGTCATTGCCTAACCACGGAACGTGTGGGGCAACACATAGCCATCGGGGAAAACTGGGAGAGAGATAGGATTGTATTTGATGGCATGAACTTCGAACGGCTACGGTCTTTGACAGTATTTGGAGAGTGGACGCCATTCTTCATCTCTGAAAAGATGAGGGTGCTTCGGGTTCTGGATCTGGAGAATGCATCAGGTAGTGTAACCAATAAAGATCTCGAAGTAATGGTGGCATTGCTGCCTCGCCTCAAGTTCCTTTCCCTGAGAGGATGCAAAGAAATAACTCACCTGCCAAGTTCCCTAGGTACACTGAGGCAGCTTCAGACTCTGGATATCAGGCACACCTCCGTAGTAATTCTACCAGCGAGCATCGTCAGGCTAAAGAGGCTGAACTACATTCGTGCCGGCACCATGCACTCAGCAGGTTATAATGGTGGTGTTGATTTGCCTCGTATTGGGCAAATGACCGCCTTGCACACACTGGGTGTTGTAAACGTCAGACATCCAAGCATCCATGATGACCTAAGAAGACTTACCCAGTTACACAAGCTTGGAGTGTCCGATATTAGCCCGAAGAATAGCCGACGGTTGCTTTCTGCTATCTCCGGTCACTACCATTTGGAATCCTTGTCACTGGTGCTCGCAAAGGATAATCATGTTGTACGTTGGGACGGGATCAACTATCCAAAGAATCTACGGAGCCTAAAGCTGTATGGGCATGTGCAAATGCTGCCACCACAGATCAAGGAGCTTCGCAATCTCGAAAAGTTGAGTTTAGAGATTATTTCATTTACAGAAGAGGACATAAAGGTCCTTGGGAAGCTTGAAAATTTACAGATACTACGTCTGTTTGTCAAGATGTTTGACAATGGTCAGCTCCAATTTCCTATCATGGGGGATGATTTCCCTCAGCTTAAGGTCCTTGAGATTGATTGCAACTCCAATTTACATATATGTTTTCCACAACGAACAGTGCGGAATCTTGAGGTTCTAAAGGTTTGCTATCATAGTGGATCGCCATTGCAGCTGTCTGGCCTAGATCACATGATTTCCCTCAAGAAAGTTTGGCTTAAGGGTCCATCTGATGGGGCACTCTTGGACTCCGTGCGGCAGCAACTTGACAGGAATCCCAAGAAACCTGTTTTCGTGCCGGTAGAATGA